One stretch of Kwoniella newhampshirensis strain CBS 13917 chromosome 5, whole genome shotgun sequence DNA includes these proteins:
- a CDS encoding mitochondrial distribution and morphology protein 10 codes for MIGFSTFILRNYYAAIGWNEDNLYSSITRSSSALLDFQIPQSLILQLANSPTPIFFTSYALDALPQLNGSISYITTSEALEEIGPSRTIAFRDVVERFRVFPPPKTPVGKDEVWLGGRRVEGRDYLLYSRLHLPSLHLSGLATTRLTPTLQAHLAFLSQPAPPSPTRPTSPHTPPSHSRQPSEPSTPTPSPPTPGNILLSLQHDTGRYSGEYTYSAQDGMFGLRGLFNFGWQSGEELRRAAAVAEGKEWDAKEGKRIDEEEMMEGGLRGRFSAGGEVYFSAKQRSFGISTGLRFTTIPPTLPLLSTSPPPSPPTTLTLLYNPLIGFLSSAYSAQVSPTVALSTRFGVNVYSYESDLSVGGEWWIGRRRGKRDTSEEASPTPACSPREEDSEMEDRRKEMEERRRVLSGTSLREDSQAERELDSPIPLVTTSEPISSREAKMSSHSSSGMEEDRDGVLKARLTGNWSIALLYEARIRKCLVSVGVISDLASRQRPIRSVGLEVQYFS; via the exons ATGATAGGTTTCTCTACATTC ATCCTGCGTAACTACTACGCTGCAATAGGATGGAACGAAGATAATCTGTACAGCTCAATcacaagatcatcaagcG CTTTATT AGACTTTCAAATACCCCAATCACTCATCCTCCAGTTGGCCAACTCTCCTAcacccatcttcttcacttcctACGCGCTCGATGCGCTGCCTCAATTGAATGGATCGATCTCCTACATCACCACATCGGAAGCTCTAGAAGAG ATTGGACCGTCCCGAACGATCGCTTTCCGCGATGTAGTCGAGCGATTCCGAGTGTTCCCTCCACCGAAGACACCAGTGGGCAAAGACGAAGTCTGGCTAGGAGGGAGACgggtggagggaagag ACTACCTGTTATACTCCCgacttcatctcccatccctcCATCTATCCGGCCTGGCCACGACTCGTCTCACCCCCACACTACAAGCCCACCTCGCATTCTTGTCTCAAcccgctcctccttcccccaCACGTCCCACTTCGCCCCACACACCCCCATCCCATTCCCGTCAGCCTTCCGAGCCGTCCACACCgaccccttcccctcctaCTCCCGGcaacatcctcctctcgctccAACATGACACCGGACGCTATTCCGGTGAATACACTTATTCTGCTCAAGATGGGATGTTCGGTCTAAGAGGGTTGTTCAACTTTGGTTGGCAGAGCGGTGAAGAGCTGAGAAGAGCTGCTGCGGTAGCAGAGGGGAAAGAATGGGATGCgaaagagggaaagaggatagatgaagaggagatgatggagggtGGATTGCGAGGGAGATTTTCAGCTGGTGGGGAAGTATATTTTTCAGCTAAACAACGAAGTTTCGGTA TATCAACTGGTCTGCGCTTCACTACCATCCCACCTACTCTCCCCCTTTTATCCACATccccacctccttctccacccacCACCTTGACACTGCTTTACAACCCCTTGATCGgctttctctcctccgcctATTCCGCCCAAGTCTCGCCGACGGTAGCCTTGTCAACTCGATTCGGAGTCAATGTGTACTCTTACGAATCGGATCTGAGTGTGGGAGGAGAATGGTGGATAGGTCGTCGACGTGGAAAGAGGGATACCAGTGAAGAAGCCTCTCCGACGCCGGCTTGCTCTCCACGCGAGGAAGATagcgagatggaagatagacggaaagagatggaagagcgaagaagggttcTGAGCGGGACCAGTCTGAGAGAAGATAGTCAGGCAGAACGAGAATTGGATTCCCCTATTCCTTTAGTCACGACTTCGGAACCTATCTCATCAAGAGAGGCGAAGATGTCATCACATTCCTCGAGCggaatggaggaggacaggGACGGGGTATTGAAAGCAAGATTGACAGGCAATTGG TCTATTGCGTTACTATACGAAGCGAGGATACGAAAATGTCTGGTTTCAGTAGGAGTCATATCCGATCTAGCTAGTCGACAAAGACCTATACGGAGTGTGGGCTTGGAGGTGCAGTATTTTTCATAA
- a CDS encoding tRNA pseudouridine(38-40) synthase — protein sequence MDASESSKRPRSSTPPPFTTAALPEPTNSPPSKKAHLDPTASAPSDIPKIDAKVEINSEEAVFNAASLTADSNIDGEQNDSDRGKGRDQGRVGRGRRNQPDNRPQRVWEPRKREEGAEETEGDGVKRLPKKRCAVLVGYCGTGYSGMQIQTHGAKTIEGDLYVALAKAGAISADNATDHRKVDIQRAARTDAGVHAAGNCISLKMIQEPPIPEDFSSLAEYVNSFLPEQIRMWGFVRTVKSFSARTAADSRIYEYLLPSYCLLPPAKDDPLSKRLNESSPGWREALGPATEFADAAPPMVMEDEETGETVNPRNRGEFERRRGWRVDEGTMRRFRDLIAQYKGTHNFHNYTVGKPFNDRTVKRYMLRLEVKDPQVYGEIEWVSVQIHGQSFMLHQIRKMISMAMLACRTGSPPSLLPETFGPKRIHVPKAPPLGLLLEAPQFGVYNDRITQKLNGLTDDRDPVDFSLYAEKMHAFKVKWIYERLRQEELEHHVFHKWMRQMDCTSSNGLAFLNTQGVIPPEADLSKRAVEARRAAKDGKDAIDDDMDSEDEEVDQDLLRRGELEG from the exons ATGGATGCTTCAGAGTCGTCCAAACGACCCAGGTCATcgactcctcctcctttcaCCACCGCTGCCCTTCCTGAACCTACCAATAGCCCACCCAGCAAGAAAGCACATCTCGATCCTACAGCTTCAGCGCCTTCCGATATCCCTAAAATCGATGCCAAGGTTGAGATAAATTCGGAGGAGGCCGTCTTCAACGCTGCTTCATTGACGGCTGACAGCAACATTGACGGCGAGCAGAACGATTCAGAtagagggaaaggaagggatCAAGGCagggtgggaagaggaaggaggaatcAACCGGACAACAGACCTCAGAGAGTGTGGGAACCTagaaagagggaagaaggtgcTGAGGAGACGGAGGGGGACGGGGTTAAGAGGTTGCCGAAGAAGCGATGTGCCGTTCTGGTAGG ATACTGCGGTACAGGATACTCCGGTATGCAAAT ACAAACACATGGAGCCAAAACAATCGAAGGAGACCTATACGTCGCCCTCGCCAAAGCTGGAGCGATCTCAGCCGACAATGCTACGGATCACCGAAAGGTCGACATCCAAAGAGCCGCCAGGACCGACGCGGGTGTTCACGCTGCAGGAAACTGTATTTCCTTGAAGATGATCCAAGAGCCACCTATCCCGGAAGACTTCTCCAGCTTGGCAGAATATGTCAATTCGTTCTTACCCGAACAGATCAGAATGTGGGGTTTTGTCAGGACCGTAAAGTCCTTCAGTGCAAGAAC CGCTGCTGACTCCCGTATATACGAataccttcttccttcttaTTGTCTCCTACCACCAGCAAAGGACGATCCATTGTCCAAACGTTTGAACGAGTCGTCTCCGGGCTGGCGAGAAGCCCTCGGACCCGCTACCGAGTTTGCCGATGCTGCCCCTCCTATGGTcatggaagatgaggagactgGTGAGACCGTAAACCCCAGGAATCGGGGCGAGTTcgagagacgaagaggatggagagtgGACGAGGGAACAATGAGAAGGTTCAGGGATCTGATCGCGCAATATAAGGGGACTCA CAATTTCCACAACTATACCGTTGGAAAGCCGTTCAACGACAGAACGGTGAAACGATACATGCTCAGATTGGAGGTCAAAGATCCTCAAGTGTATGGGGAGATCGAGTGGGTGTCTGTTCAAATTCACGGACAGAGCTTCATGTTGCATCagatt AGAAAAATGATCTCCATGGCCATGCTGGCTTGTCGAACCGGCTCTCCGCCCTCCTTGCTGCCTGAAACTTTCG GTCCCAAACGTATACATGTCCCGAAAGCTCCGCCTCTCGGTCTGCTTCTCGAAGCGCCCCAGTTCGGAGTCTACAATGACAGGATCACTCAGAAGTTGAATGGCCTGACAGATGATCGTGATCCGGTCGACTTTAGTCTCTatgcggagaagatgcaTGCGTTCAAAGTGAAGTGGATCTACGAAAGGTTGAGACAAGAGGAGTTAGAGCATCatgt GTTCCACAAGTGGATGAGACAGATGGATTGCACGTCAAGCAATGGACTTGCCTTCCTGAA TACACAAGGAGTCATTCCTCCTGAGGCGGATCTGTCAAAACGCGCCGTTGAGGCCCGAAGAGCGGCGAAAGATGGGAAAGACGcgatcgatgatgacatggacagcgaagatgaggaggtggatcAGGACTTGTTGAGGAGGGGCGAGTTGGAGGGTTAG